From a single Brassica rapa cultivar Chiifu-401-42 chromosome A01, CAAS_Brap_v3.01, whole genome shotgun sequence genomic region:
- the LOC103849003 gene encoding microtubule-binding protein TANGLED isoform X2 has product MERLQELQYTIAGGTKVVSGVNLSPRSTRIYLKTSLRCKQETLRIKNATNKKSPLGKFPASSPGDWRKMSLPAMLLGETVNEILQASQVTRDIVDALAPKKSRKSEEDGCPKTPETQQKSLEPNPKTVSSNIKARRKKEKQKNKRSEPTSPASIHKARSRIVFKIVSPQTKPEKKAQVKGDGENSFRHLANRVSPKHKPWVKKAVLFPNPLFISGSSTQQAKFSRTMSPVIARSNKETPQKFLIRSPPSTSASKFQVKIKSPPKVSVSPNRSRSNLARKSPTRSVTLEKKSPKLYTAAKIRRSFTPTRNGSNVSRKSSVSPKRVTLQAFISPSRNGGDVGKKSPKPSISSTRVGKKTSTAAKLRRSFSPSRLAMRLVSPLKSRKSVGKCDDHDEMGMMVSGLKQRPVIVPKRFSMGRI; this is encoded by the exons ATGGAAAGACTGCAAGAGCTGCAGTACACAATAGCAGGAGGAACCAAAGTTGTCTCTGGTGTGAACCTTAGCCCTAGAAGCACTAGAATTTATTTGAAGACTAGCCTTAGATGCAAGCAAGAAACCTTAAG GATCAAGAATGCTACTAACAAGAAATCTCCATTAGGAAAGTTTCCAGCTTCCTCACCAG GAGACTGGAGGAAAATGTCACTACCTGCAATGCTACTAGGAGAGACAGTAAACGAAATCTTACAAGCCTCACAGGTCACTAGAGACATTGTAGACGCCCTTGCACCAAAGAAGAGTAGAAAGTCAGAAGAAGACGGTTGCCCGAAGACACCTGAGACTCAACAGAAATCACTGGAACCAAACCCTAAAACTGTCAGCAGTAATATCAAAGCGAGAAGGAAGAAAGAGAAGCAGAAGAACAAACGTTCAGAACCAACTTCTCCTGCTTCTATACATAAGGCTCGTTCAAGAATTGTGTTCAAGATTGTCTCTCCACAGACAAAACCAGAGAAGAAGGCTCAAGTAAAAGGGGATGGTGAGAATAGTTTTAGGCATTTGGCTAATAGGGTTTCGCCAAAGCACAAACCTTGGGTTAAAAAGGCTGTTCTTTTCCCTAACCCTTTGTTTATCTCCGGTTCCTCTACACAACAAGCTAAGTTCAGTAGAACTATGTCTCCTGTCATAGCCAGAAGCAACAAAGAGACGCCACAGAAGTTCTTGATCAGGTCTCCTCCTTCCACGTCAGCATCAAAGTTTCAGGTCAAGATCAAGAGTCCACCTAAAGTCTCGGTTTCTCCTAACAGAAGCAGAAGTAACTTGGCTCGCAAGTCACCGACAAGAAGTGTAACCTTGGAAAAGAAGTCTCCAAAGCTATATACAGCTGCAAAGATCAGAAGATCATTCACTCCTACGAGAAATGGAAGTAACGTGTCACGCAAGTCATCTGTTTCTCCAAAGAGAGTCACGCTTCAAGCATTTATATCTCCATCAAGAAATGGTGGTGACGTGGGCAAGAAGTCACCAAAGCCTTCGATTTCTTCGACTAGAGTGGGCAAGAAGACATCAACTGCAGCAAAGCTGAGGAGGTCATTTTCGCCATCAAGACTAGCGATGAGGCTGGTGTCTCCACTGAAGAGCAGGAAAAGTGTTGGGAAGTGTGATGATCATGATGAGATGGGGATGATGGTGAGCGGCTTGAAACAGCGTCCTGTTATAGTTCCTAAGAGGTTCTCGATGGGGAGAATCTAA
- the LOC103849000 gene encoding O-fucosyltransferase 23 → MNSQFSSKNLRLFSKSITCKCLVLVGIALFFRALSLSYSTRNSSFLFRARYMSDSSSTAHKFLEVPQIVWGLNNQKIAFARACLTARTMNRTLLMPSLSASLFYKEVDKLRPIPFDKVFQFQRFNSLCKGFVRLARFSDVRNRTHSFDLEKGSGRRWTVERDLQQLKQSATNEFEVVRVVGKNPFLWHDHWPVKDYAKVFECMVVVDEISREADKVVTRIRQGGGDNRIRTGLVPFVAVHMRIEIDWMIHCKKLEQRLKVSEICSSKREIMERVGNISGLKTPTVLYLAVADSLLDEKDEESSVLNGWRDGLVPYEKKKLGVKEEVYGKYSYLIQSAIDYEVCLRADVFVGNSFSTFSSLIVLERTQKMRRLGFVSSCEDGENEWRSYAYNLAGESKGVPRRWMTNMTHSSLEAISYGSSSVSCSSE, encoded by the coding sequence ATGAATTCTCAGTTTAGTTCCAAGAATCTAAGACTCTTTTCAAAATCTATCACTTGCAAATGCCTTGTTCTTGTTGGCATTGCTCTGTTCTTCAGAGCTCTGTCTCTCTCTTACTCCACCAGAAACAGTAGCTTCTTGTTTCGAGCCCGTTACATGTCAGATTCCTCCTCAACAGCCCACAAGTTCCTCGAGGTTCCTCAGATCGTATGGGGACTAAACAACCAGAAGATAGCTTTCGCAAGAGCTTGCTTGACCGCAAGAACCATGAACAGAACGCTTCTCATGCCTAGCCTAAGCGCTTCCTTGTTCTACAAGGAAGTAGACAAGCTCCGTCCCATCCCCTTCGATAAAGTCTTCCAGTTCCAAAGATTCAACTCTCTCTGCAAAGGGTTCGTGCGGCTCGCTCGGTTCTCCGACGTTAGAAACAGAACACATTCTTTTGACCTAGAGAAAGGCAGTGGAAGGAGGTGGACAGTGGAGAGAGACTTGCAACAGCTGAAACAGTCCGCAACTAATGAGTTTGAAGTGGTCCGTGTCGTAGGAAAGAACCCTTTCTTGTGGCATGATCATTGGCCTGTTAAGGACTATGCTAAGGTCTTTGAGTGTATGGTTGTGGTCGATGAGATCTCGAGAGAAGCAGATAAAGTGGTGACGAGAATCAGACAAGGAGGGGGAGATAATAGAATCAGGACGGGTCTTGTCCCTTTTGTTGCGGTTCACATGAGGATAGAGATAGATTGGATGATACATTGTAAGAAGCTAGAGCAAAGGCTAAAGGTTTCAGAGATTTGTAGTAGCAAAAGAGAGATCATGGAGAGAGTAGGGAACATATCTGGTTTAAAGACTCCAACAGTTCTTTACTTAGCAGTAGCAGATAGTCTCTTAGAtgaaaaagatgaagaatcaTCGGTCTTAAATGGTTGGAGAGACGGTTTAGTACCTtatgagaagaagaagcttggGGTTAAAGAGGAGGTTTATGGGAAATATTCTTATTTGATACAATCTGCTATAGATTATGAGGTGTGTTTAAGAGCTGATGTGTTTGTTGGTAATAGCTTTTCGACTTTCTCTAGTCTCATTGTTCTTGAGAGGACTCAGAAGATGAGAAGGTTAGGTTTTGTGAGTTCTTGTGAAGATGGTGAGAACGAGTGGAGATCATATGCATATAATCTTGCTGGAGAATCAAAGGGAGTTCCAAGGAGATGGATGACTAATATGACTCATTCTAGTTTGGAGGCTATTAGCTATGGCTCTAGTTCTGTTTCTTGTTCAAGTGAGTGA
- the LOC103849003 gene encoding microtubule-binding protein TANGLED isoform X1 produces MLKKSRKREREREREREIDRSGFLEAKERIQVKEYRKMVARTPQKQRRVAMVALPPLNSELLKETINKVDKCMERLQELQYTIAGGTKVVSGVNLSPRSTRIYLKTSLRCKQETLRIKNATNKKSPLGKFPASSPGDWRKMSLPAMLLGETVNEILQASQVTRDIVDALAPKKSRKSEEDGCPKTPETQQKSLEPNPKTVSSNIKARRKKEKQKNKRSEPTSPASIHKARSRIVFKIVSPQTKPEKKAQVKGDGENSFRHLANRVSPKHKPWVKKAVLFPNPLFISGSSTQQAKFSRTMSPVIARSNKETPQKFLIRSPPSTSASKFQVKIKSPPKVSVSPNRSRSNLARKSPTRSVTLEKKSPKLYTAAKIRRSFTPTRNGSNVSRKSSVSPKRVTLQAFISPSRNGGDVGKKSPKPSISSTRVGKKTSTAAKLRRSFSPSRLAMRLVSPLKSRKSVGKCDDHDEMGMMVSGLKQRPVIVPKRFSMGRI; encoded by the exons ATGTTAAAAAAGtctagaaagagagagagagagagagagagagagagagagatagacaGATCTGGGTTTCTAGAAGCCAAAGAGAGAATTCAAGTCAAAGAGTATAGGAAGATGGTTGCAAGAACCCCACAAAAGCAGAGGAGAGTGGCGATGGTGGCGCTTCCTCCTCTCAACTCAGAACTTCTCAAGGAAACAATCAACAAG GTAGATAAATGTATGGAAAGACTGCAAGAGCTGCAGTACACAATAGCAGGAGGAACCAAAGTTGTCTCTGGTGTGAACCTTAGCCCTAGAAGCACTAGAATTTATTTGAAGACTAGCCTTAGATGCAAGCAAGAAACCTTAAG GATCAAGAATGCTACTAACAAGAAATCTCCATTAGGAAAGTTTCCAGCTTCCTCACCAG GAGACTGGAGGAAAATGTCACTACCTGCAATGCTACTAGGAGAGACAGTAAACGAAATCTTACAAGCCTCACAGGTCACTAGAGACATTGTAGACGCCCTTGCACCAAAGAAGAGTAGAAAGTCAGAAGAAGACGGTTGCCCGAAGACACCTGAGACTCAACAGAAATCACTGGAACCAAACCCTAAAACTGTCAGCAGTAATATCAAAGCGAGAAGGAAGAAAGAGAAGCAGAAGAACAAACGTTCAGAACCAACTTCTCCTGCTTCTATACATAAGGCTCGTTCAAGAATTGTGTTCAAGATTGTCTCTCCACAGACAAAACCAGAGAAGAAGGCTCAAGTAAAAGGGGATGGTGAGAATAGTTTTAGGCATTTGGCTAATAGGGTTTCGCCAAAGCACAAACCTTGGGTTAAAAAGGCTGTTCTTTTCCCTAACCCTTTGTTTATCTCCGGTTCCTCTACACAACAAGCTAAGTTCAGTAGAACTATGTCTCCTGTCATAGCCAGAAGCAACAAAGAGACGCCACAGAAGTTCTTGATCAGGTCTCCTCCTTCCACGTCAGCATCAAAGTTTCAGGTCAAGATCAAGAGTCCACCTAAAGTCTCGGTTTCTCCTAACAGAAGCAGAAGTAACTTGGCTCGCAAGTCACCGACAAGAAGTGTAACCTTGGAAAAGAAGTCTCCAAAGCTATATACAGCTGCAAAGATCAGAAGATCATTCACTCCTACGAGAAATGGAAGTAACGTGTCACGCAAGTCATCTGTTTCTCCAAAGAGAGTCACGCTTCAAGCATTTATATCTCCATCAAGAAATGGTGGTGACGTGGGCAAGAAGTCACCAAAGCCTTCGATTTCTTCGACTAGAGTGGGCAAGAAGACATCAACTGCAGCAAAGCTGAGGAGGTCATTTTCGCCATCAAGACTAGCGATGAGGCTGGTGTCTCCACTGAAGAGCAGGAAAAGTGTTGGGAAGTGTGATGATCATGATGAGATGGGGATGATGGTGAGCGGCTTGAAACAGCGTCCTGTTATAGTTCCTAAGAGGTTCTCGATGGGGAGAATCTAA
- the LOC103849005 gene encoding receptor-like protein 31: protein MRIITCYLPHKTQTNQKKMAMMIPSQSYSYSCIVISLYYSLFLISFVLHTLASPTLHHCHHSQRDALLEFKNEFHSDAALHSWNKSRDCCSWRGVTCDAKSGKVNSLYLDTISLNNSLKPNSGLFKLHHLHNLSLRNCSLHGEIPSSLGNFLQLTLLDLSHNYLVGQIPLSIGNLSSLIVLDLWGNNLVGQVPVSLGNLTQLRYLILSHNKLNGNIPVSFANLTKLCELYLQNNSLGSTLPDMSGLHNLEYFDVSENSFIGPFPTSLFTIPSLISVNLERNQFKGAIKFRNMSSSSRFKFLNFAQNNLDGPIPELISQCHNLEELHLSYNNLNGSIPKSLSKLFKLEYFCLTNNNMEGEVPSWIRRLTMVAFSNNSFNSFGTSSQVLDKTQVKWLDLSSNALQGPLPRWICKLTSIEILILSNNLLNGSIPPCLKNSTTSLTDLVLRNNSFSGTLPDIFSNATKLISLDVSRNQLEGELPKSLIHCTRLQLLNVRSNRIKDTFPFWLGSLPSLHVLILRSNKFHGPHVSTKFQSLRVIDVSHNDFTGTLPTFYFSEWLEMTTVGVEDDSFMISDVPYMGKVLNATASYISSMEIVNKGVEMEFKRINQDYKTVDFSGNRFCGNIPESIGLLKELRHLNLSGNAFTGNIPQSLGDLTKLESLDLSKNQLSGQIPQNLGGLSFVSTMNFSHNLLEGPVPRSTQFQGQSCSSFMDNLKLYGLEDICGETHMKNPVSEVPAEKEEQVVNWIAAVIAYGPGVFCGFVIGHILTSRKRKNVVTKSVC from the coding sequence ATGAGAATCATAACTTGTTACTTACCACACAAAACgcaaacaaaccaaaaaaaaatggcaATGATGATTCCAAGCCAATCTTATAGCTATTCTTGTATTGTAATTTCCTTGTATTATTCCCTCTTCTTGATTTCCTTCGTTCTACATACTCTTGCTTCTCCTACGCTCCATCATTGCCATCACAGCCAGAGAGATGCTCTTCTCGAGTTCAAAAACGAGTTTCATTCAGATGCAGCGTTGCATTCATGGAACAAGAGTAGAGATTGCTGTTCTTGGAGAGGTGTCACGTGCGATGCTAAATCTGGAAAGGTGAATTCGCTTTACCTTGATACCATCTCTTTAAACAACTCTTTGAAACCAAATAGTGGTCTTTTCAaacttcatcatcttcataacCTATCCCTTAGAAACTGTAGTCTCCATGGAGAGATTCCTTCTTCATTAGGAAACTTTTTACAACTCACACTTCTTGACCTTTCCCATAATTATTTAGTAGGTCAAATTCCACTTTCAATAGGGAACCTTTCTAGTCTCATAGTTCTTGATCTTTGGGGTAACAATTTAGTAGGTCAAGTTCCAGTTTCACTAGGAAACCTAACCCAACTAAGATACTTGATCCTCTCCCACAACAAACTAAATGGCAATATTCCTGTTTCATTTGCCAATTTAACAAAGCTATGTGAactatatcttcaaaacaattCCTTGGGCTCCACGCTTCCTGACATGAGTGGATTACACAACTTAGAGTATTTTGATGTAAGTGAAAATTCATTTATTGGACCTTTTCCCACATCTTTATTCACAATACCTTCTCTAATATCTGTTAACTTGGAGAGAAACCAATTTAAAGGAGCTATCAAGTTTAGGAATATGTCTTCATCATCTAGGTTTAAGTTTCTAAACTTTGCTCAAAACAACTTAGATGGTCCAATCCCTGAACTGATATCTCAATGCCATAACCTAGAAGAGTTACATCTTAGTTACAACAATCTCAATGGGTCAATACCAAAGTCTCTATCAAAATTATTCAAACTCGAATACTTTTGTCTTACCAACAACAACATGGAAGGGGAAGTACCAAGTTGGATAAGGAGATTGACTATGGTGGCATTTTCTAACAACTCTTTCAACAGTTTTGGAACATCATCACAAGTTCTAGATAAAACACAAGTCAAGTGGTTGGATCTTAGCTCAAATGCTCTCCAAGGACCGTTGCCTCGTTGGATCTGCAAGCTTACATCAATAGAGATCTTGATCTTGTCCAACAATCTACTCAACGGCTCAATCCCTCCATGTTTAAAGAACTCCACAACTTCTCTTACAGATTTGGTTCTACGTAACAATAGCTTCAGTGGGACACTTCCAGATATATTTAGTAACGCCACCAAGTTAATATCACTTGACGTCAGCCGCAACCAGCTAGAAGGAGAGCTTCCAAAGTCCTTGATCCATTGCACTCGTCTTCAGCTTCTGAACGTGAGAAGCAACAGAATCAAAGACACGTTTCCGTTTTGGTTGGGATCTTTGCCGTCATTACATGTACTCATCCTCAGATCAAACAAGTTTCACGGACCGCACGTGTCTACAAAGTTCCAAAGCTTAAGAGTCATCGACGTCTCGCATAATGACTTCACTGGAACTTTACCAACTTTCTACTTCTCCGAGTGGCTTGAGATGACCACGGTGGGGGTTGAAGACGACAGCTTCATGATCTCTGACGTTCCTTACATGGGGAAGGTGCTGAACGCTACCGCCTCGTACATTAGCTCAATGGAGATAGTTAATAAAGGAGTGGAGATGGAGTTTAAGAGGATCAACCAAGACTACAAGACCGTAGACTTCTCCGGAAACAGATTCTGTGGGAACATCCCTGAGTCTATTGGACTGTTGAAGGAGCTGCGTCATCTCAACTTGTCGGGAAACGCGTTCACAGGCAACATACCACAGTCTTTGGGAGATTTGACAAAGCTCGAGTCGTTAGACTTGTCCAAGAATCAGTTGTCTGGTCAAATCCCTCAAAATCTTGGTGGTCTCTCGTTTGTGTCGACAATGAACTTCTCTCATAATCTTCTTGAAGGACCAGTGCCGAGAAGCACACAGTTTCAAGGCCAGAGTTGCTCTTCCTTCATGGACAACCTTAAACTATACGGTCTTGAAGACATATGTGGAGAAACTCACATGAAGAATCCTGTATCAGAAGTGCCAGCAGAGAAGGAAGAGCAAGTGGTTAACTGGATAGCAGCGGTAATAGCTTATGGACCTGGTGTTTTCTGTGGATTTGTGATTGGACATATCTTGACTTCACGTAAACGTAAAAATGTAGTAACCAAAAGTGTTTGTTAA
- the LOC103849002 gene encoding cyclin-P3-1, whose translation METSSNSTNSSLFQWLGLIEDYDQPSTSTLPHVITLLASVLTKMIQKNEKPFHTRRNKDEEITMFHGSRSPSMNIQRYTERVHRYARCSPACFVAAFVYIIRYLEIPVATSTTRRLTSLNVHRLLITSLLVAAKFLDRKCYNNAYYAKIGGVSTEEMNRLERTFLFDLDFRLNITAEMFEKHCLMLQRQTVPCGSRRLRTALEEMTCGCQAI comes from the exons ATGGAAACTTCTAGCAACTCCACCAACTCATCGCTCTTTCAATGGTTAGGTCTTATAGAAGACTACGATCAGCCTTCTACTTCCACCCTTCCTCATGTCATCACCCTTCTCGCCTCAGTTCTTACGAAGATGATTCAAAAGAACGAAAAGCCATTCCACACAAGACGCAACAA GGACGAAGAGATCACTATGTTCCATGGCTCAAGATCACCCTCCATGAACATCCAACGTTACACAGAGAGAGTCCACAGGTACGCTCGGTGTAGCCCTGCGTGCTTCGTTGCAGCCTTTGTTTACATCATTAGGTATCTAGAAATACCAGTGGCTACAAGCACGACTCGTCGTCTCACGTCACTTAACGTTCACCGTCTTCTCATCACCAGTCTCTTGGTCGCAGCAAAATTCTTGGATCGCAA GTGTTATAATAATGCTTATTATGCGAAAATTGGAGGAGTTAGCACTGAAGAGATGAATAGGCTAGAGAGAACGTTCTTGTTCGATCTTGATTTCAGATTAAATATTACAGCGGAGATGTTTGAGAAACACTGTCTCATGTTGCAGAGACAAACGGTGCCTTGTGGTTCAAGAAGACTTAGAACCGCTCTTGAAGAGATGACTTGTGGCTGCCAAGCGATCTAA
- the LOC103849004 gene encoding chaperone protein dnaJ C76, chloroplastic translates to MECFRVSPPIPKLSFFSNSRNSTSQRFIIPSCRERRNRDEPLSTSSPYSILGVEPNCSSLELKAAFRAKVKQYHPDVNREGSSSDVMIRRIIQAYEVLTNTSRAEIIEGECLDPFDNPECEALDVFVNEVLCFGKRCSYPCFKTASHVFSCDSTGTARAMSQGRGEDYRVQSAVNQCPRSCIHYVTPSQRIILEELLDSVLDKPYDCSAEAELLYALIVKAQFENNRYRKPKKKQPESSSKHVDWL, encoded by the exons ATGGAATGCTTCCGTGTATCCCCTCCGATTCCAAAactctctttcttctccaaCTCAAGAAACTCAACTTCTCAACGATTCATCATCCCCAGTTGcagagagagaagaaacagaGATGAACCACTCTCCACCTCTTCACCATACTCCATACTCGGCGTGGAGCCAAACTGCTCATCTCTCGAGCTAAAAGCAGCTTTTCGCGCCAAA GTGAAACAATACCATCCTGATGTAAACAGAGAAGGAAGCAGCTCTGATGTTATGATCCGTCGCATAATCCAAGCTTACGAGGTACTAACAAACACTAGCAGAGCAGAGATCATTGAAGG AGAATGTTTGGACCCTTTTGATAATCCAGAGTGTGAGGCGCTTGATGTGTTTGTGAACGAGGTCCTCTGCTTCGGAAAAA GATGTTCGTACCCATGTTTTAAGACAGCATCTCATGTCTTTTCATGTGATTCAACTGGAACAGCTAGAGCAATGTCTCAAG GGCGTGGAGAAGATTACCGGGTACAATCTGCAGTTAACCAGTGTCCTAGAAGTTGCATACATTATGTCACACCTTCCCAGAGAATTATTCTAGAAGAGTTACTAGACAG TGTTTTGGACAAACCTTATGATTGTTCTGCGGAGGCAGAGTTGCTCTATGCTCTTATAGTCAAAGCTCAGTTTGAGAACAACCGGTACAGGAAACCAAAGAAGAAACAACCTGAATCTTCAAGCAAACATGTAGACTGGCTCTGA